The following are from one region of the Hymenobacter sp. YIM 151858-1 genome:
- a CDS encoding DUF3592 domain-containing protein, translating into MDAFLMLGGIAVTFGLAVQTIYDSINTQTFQVDGIPAQATLVKWRLQKREASPYKIRFELMPLLRFTTEYGEVIEGYTETQMSPLFDRPGKRVNVMYSPSNPFDFNIYDPHPILTAIKRVGVFCLVFGVMVFAERVGILQQALSSVWRLFR; encoded by the coding sequence ATGGACGCCTTTTTAATGCTAGGTGGGATAGCAGTTACTTTCGGACTTGCAGTTCAAACCATATATGATTCGATCAACACTCAAACCTTCCAGGTTGATGGTATTCCGGCTCAGGCTACACTAGTAAAATGGCGTTTGCAGAAGCGAGAAGCGTCTCCATATAAGATTAGGTTTGAGTTGATGCCCTTGCTACGGTTTACAACCGAGTACGGCGAAGTGATTGAAGGGTATACAGAAACTCAGATGAGTCCGCTATTCGATCGACCTGGCAAACGGGTTAATGTGATGTACTCGCCATCTAATCCTTTCGATTTCAACATCTACGATCCGCACCCTATTCTCACTGCAATCAAGAGAGTAGGTGTGTTTTGCCTAGTGTTCGGAGTTATGGTTTTCGCCGAACGCGTTGGAATACTGCAACAAGCTTTGAGTTCGGTATGGCGTCTGTTTCGTTGA
- a CDS encoding Maf-like protein, whose protein sequence is MPRLLLASNSPRRKQLLTDLGLAYEVRLKEVDETYPPHLQRAEIAEYLAAHKASAYAEDLQPNDVLLTADTIVCLDEQVLNKPADEQEAVQMLTLLQGRFHDVYTGVCLLTGEGQQIVFSDQTRVYFRELTEVEIRHYVRNYRPLDKAGAYGAQDWIGLVAVTRLEGSYFNVMGLPVHRVYEELEKLGFGVEQ, encoded by the coding sequence ATGCCCCGTTTACTCCTAGCCTCTAACTCGCCCCGGCGCAAACAGCTGCTCACCGACCTAGGGCTTGCTTACGAAGTGCGTCTGAAGGAAGTAGACGAAACGTACCCGCCGCACCTGCAGCGCGCCGAAATAGCCGAGTACCTGGCGGCACACAAAGCCAGTGCTTACGCCGAAGATTTGCAGCCCAACGATGTACTGCTCACGGCCGATACCATCGTGTGCCTGGATGAGCAAGTGCTCAACAAGCCCGCCGACGAGCAAGAAGCCGTGCAAATGCTCACGCTGCTGCAGGGCCGCTTCCACGATGTGTACACAGGCGTATGCTTGCTCACGGGCGAGGGCCAGCAAATTGTGTTTTCGGACCAGACGCGGGTGTACTTCCGCGAGCTTACGGAGGTAGAAATCCGTCACTACGTGCGCAACTACCGCCCCCTCGACAAAGCCGGCGCCTACGGCGCACAGGATTGGATTGGCTTGGTAGCAGTAACAAGGCTGGAGGGTTCATACTTCAACGTGATGGGCCTGCCCGTGCACCGCGTGTACGAGGAGCTGGAAAAGCTGGGCTTTGGTGTGGAGCAGTAG
- a CDS encoding EamA family transporter, with translation MHWLVLALLTALSLAVYNFFIKLASDHVQAAVGAVVLQLVAAALGAVWLLKLKLEGQPLMATPKGLGLAALAGLGVGLAEILTFVVFGRGVSSSVGTPVIVGGSVLLTALMGVLIARETLTLPQVLGLLLIVGGIALLARGHG, from the coding sequence ATGCACTGGCTTGTACTCGCGCTGCTCACGGCCCTTTCGCTGGCCGTTTATAATTTCTTCATCAAGCTGGCCTCCGACCACGTGCAGGCAGCGGTAGGGGCCGTGGTGCTGCAGCTGGTGGCCGCGGCCCTAGGTGCCGTTTGGCTGCTGAAGCTCAAGCTGGAAGGCCAACCCCTGATGGCCACGCCCAAAGGCCTCGGCCTGGCCGCCCTGGCCGGCCTGGGCGTAGGCCTGGCCGAAATCCTGACGTTTGTGGTGTTTGGGCGGGGGGTGTCTTCGTCGGTGGGTACGCCGGTAATCGTGGGCGGCTCGGTGCTGCTCACGGCCCTTATGGGCGTGCTGATAGCGCGCGAAACCTTAACTCTGCCGCAAGTTTTGGGCCTGCTGCTGATTGTGGGTGGCATTGCCCTCTTGGCCCGGGGGCACGGATAA
- a CDS encoding catalase — MTPNSQNPQDPGHNGHNGQHAGNGHNPVNGTGTAVTGTGTSQDQRTAAGEDAQTLTTRQGHPLSNNQNIRTLGNRGPATLENYAFIEKISHFDRERIPERVVHARGAGAHGVFEAYGKVGDEPIEKYTRAKLFNTPGKQTPVFVRFSTVGHGGHSPETLRDPRGFAVKFYTEDGNWDLVGNNLKVFFIRDAMKFPDLIHSQKPDPITNRQSGERIFDFICNTPEAMHMVSFLFSPWGIPANYRQMQGSGVNTYKWVNAQGEAVLVKYHWEPLQGIKNLTAAEAEAIQAKNFNHATQDLYEAIERGDYPQWELLVQIMSDDEHPELDFDPLDDTKLWPQDQFPWLPVGKMTLNRNPENYFAEVEQSAFGTGVLVDGLDFSDDKMLQGRTFSYSDTQRYRVGTNYLQLPINAPKKHVATNQRDGQMAYHVDAAPGQNNHINYEPSSLNGLKEAPRSAPDHMPQYTGRVMRQTIDRQNNFKQAGERYRLHEDWERDDLISNMVGALADANKVIQDKMIELCTNCDPDWGNRLADGLKTAAKNKQNKGGNQYNEVKQKQAVAEAEAQAHEAKPY; from the coding sequence ATGACCCCTAATTCCCAAAATCCTCAGGACCCGGGCCACAACGGCCATAATGGGCAGCACGCGGGTAACGGCCACAACCCCGTCAACGGCACGGGTACTGCAGTTACCGGCACGGGCACCTCGCAGGATCAGCGAACCGCAGCCGGCGAAGACGCCCAAACCCTTACCACGCGGCAGGGCCACCCGCTCAGCAACAACCAGAACATCCGCACCCTAGGTAACCGGGGCCCGGCCACGCTGGAGAACTACGCTTTCATCGAGAAGATCAGCCACTTCGACCGGGAGCGGATACCCGAGCGCGTGGTGCACGCCCGCGGGGCCGGGGCCCACGGCGTATTTGAGGCCTACGGCAAAGTAGGCGACGAGCCGATTGAGAAGTACACCCGCGCCAAGCTCTTCAATACGCCCGGCAAGCAAACGCCGGTGTTCGTACGCTTCAGCACCGTAGGCCACGGCGGCCACTCGCCCGAAACCCTGCGCGACCCGCGCGGCTTTGCGGTGAAGTTTTACACCGAAGACGGCAACTGGGACCTGGTGGGCAACAACCTCAAGGTATTCTTCATCCGGGATGCAATGAAGTTCCCGGACCTGATTCACTCGCAGAAGCCCGACCCCATAACCAACCGCCAAAGCGGCGAGCGGATTTTCGACTTTATCTGCAACACTCCGGAGGCCATGCACATGGTTTCCTTCCTGTTCTCGCCCTGGGGCATTCCGGCCAACTACCGCCAAATGCAGGGCTCGGGCGTGAACACCTACAAGTGGGTAAACGCCCAGGGCGAAGCCGTGCTGGTGAAATACCACTGGGAGCCGTTGCAGGGCATTAAAAACCTGACCGCCGCCGAAGCCGAAGCCATTCAGGCCAAGAACTTCAACCACGCCACGCAGGACCTGTACGAGGCCATTGAGCGCGGCGACTATCCGCAGTGGGAGCTGCTGGTGCAGATTATGTCGGACGATGAGCACCCCGAACTAGACTTCGACCCGCTCGACGACACCAAGCTCTGGCCGCAGGATCAGTTTCCGTGGCTGCCCGTGGGCAAGATGACCCTGAACCGCAACCCCGAAAACTACTTCGCCGAGGTAGAGCAGTCGGCGTTCGGTACCGGGGTGCTGGTGGATGGCCTCGATTTCTCCGACGACAAGATGCTGCAGGGCCGTACGTTCTCGTACTCCGATACGCAGCGCTACCGCGTGGGCACCAACTACCTGCAGCTGCCCATCAACGCGCCCAAAAAGCACGTGGCCACCAACCAGCGCGACGGCCAGATGGCCTATCACGTGGACGCCGCGCCGGGCCAGAACAACCACATCAACTACGAGCCCAGCTCGCTGAACGGCCTGAAGGAAGCACCCCGCAGCGCCCCCGACCACATGCCGCAGTACACCGGCCGGGTAATGCGCCAAACCATCGACCGGCAAAACAACTTCAAGCAGGCCGGCGAGCGGTACCGCCTGCACGAAGACTGGGAGCGCGACGACCTCATCAGCAACATGGTGGGCGCCCTGGCCGATGCCAACAAGGTCATTCAGGACAAGATGATTGAGCTGTGCACCAACTGCGACCCGGACTGGGGCAACCGCCTCGCCGACGGCCTGAAAACGGCCGCGAAGAACAAGCAGAACAAAGGCGGCAACCAGTACAACGAGGTTAAGCAGAAGCAAGCTGTAGCCGAGGCCGAAGCTCAGGCACATGAAGCCAAGCCGTATTAG
- a CDS encoding MFS transporter: MSTIAIAGQATPRTHRLAVAAWFFLQGLIFASWASRIPSIQQRMGFSDATLGLVLLSLPVGQLPSLPLSGWLIHKYGSRRTAIAGAVLYSITLVSLGWAQVPWQLIAGLVVFGFASNLMNISINTQAVGVEALYERPIMASFHGMWSLAGFTGAAIGTGMIAAGVMPEYHFLLVLALILAGVVLTYGSLLPHSPDDEAADQPLFVLPDRTLLGLGAIAFCALICEGAMFDWSGVYFKKVVQADKGWVGAGYTAFMSTMAMGRFGADWLTSKLGAKRVIQLSGLLTAAGLLTAVLLPALPTALLGFMLVGFGTSSVVPLVFSAAGKSTVVPAGMALAAVSTIGFLGFLVGPPVIGLIAGATSLRISFTLIALMGLCVAAVASKARV; this comes from the coding sequence ATGAGTACAATAGCAATAGCGGGGCAAGCAACCCCGCGCACGCATCGGCTTGCCGTTGCGGCTTGGTTTTTTCTGCAAGGGCTGATTTTTGCCAGCTGGGCCTCGCGCATACCTTCCATACAGCAACGCATGGGGTTTTCCGATGCTACGCTCGGGCTGGTGTTGTTGTCGTTGCCGGTGGGGCAGCTGCCGTCGTTGCCGCTGTCGGGGTGGCTGATTCATAAGTATGGCAGCCGGCGCACGGCTATTGCCGGTGCTGTGCTCTACAGCATCACCCTGGTGAGCCTAGGTTGGGCGCAGGTGCCCTGGCAGCTGATTGCGGGCCTGGTGGTGTTTGGTTTCGCCAGCAACCTGATGAATATCTCCATCAACACCCAGGCGGTGGGAGTGGAGGCGCTCTACGAACGCCCGATTATGGCCTCCTTTCATGGCATGTGGAGCCTGGCAGGCTTTACCGGCGCGGCCATTGGTACCGGCATGATAGCCGCCGGCGTTATGCCCGAGTACCACTTCCTGCTCGTGCTGGCCCTTATTCTGGCGGGCGTGGTGCTCACCTACGGCTCCTTGTTGCCGCACTCCCCCGACGACGAAGCCGCCGATCAGCCCTTGTTCGTGCTGCCCGATCGTACGTTGCTGGGCCTGGGCGCCATTGCTTTTTGTGCCCTTATCTGCGAAGGAGCCATGTTTGATTGGAGCGGCGTGTACTTCAAAAAAGTAGTGCAGGCCGATAAAGGCTGGGTTGGCGCGGGCTACACGGCCTTCATGAGCACCATGGCCATGGGTCGTTTCGGGGCTGATTGGCTTACCAGCAAGCTAGGCGCCAAGCGCGTCATTCAGCTGAGCGGCTTGCTCACGGCCGCGGGGCTGCTGACGGCCGTGCTGCTGCCGGCGCTGCCTACGGCTTTGCTGGGCTTTATGCTGGTGGGTTTTGGCACGTCGTCGGTGGTGCCGCTGGTGTTCAGCGCAGCGGGCAAAAGCACCGTGGTGCCGGCCGGGATGGCCCTGGCTGCGGTGTCTACAATTGGCTTTCTGGGCTTTTTGGTGGGCCCGCCCGTAATCGGGCTGATTGCGGGCGCCACCAGCCTACGCATCTCCTTCACGCTTATAGCCCTGATGGGACTTTGCGTGGCGGCCGTGGCCAGCAAAGCGCGGGTGTAG
- a CDS encoding DUF4259 domain-containing protein, with product MATWGHRNFDNDTAADFAGDFRQHPNEAMLLAALATVSEAEDDERIEAAEASEALAAAEIVAAILGKPTRDFPADVIPVIVKMNPGESEDLRELAQQAVEAVMRRSDLQAHWANQGEAAEGWVQVQQDLLHRLQ from the coding sequence ATGGCCACCTGGGGACACCGCAACTTCGATAACGACACGGCCGCCGATTTTGCTGGCGACTTCCGCCAGCACCCCAACGAGGCCATGCTGCTGGCAGCGCTGGCCACCGTTTCCGAAGCCGAGGACGACGAACGCATTGAGGCTGCTGAAGCCAGCGAGGCCCTGGCTGCCGCCGAAATCGTGGCCGCTATTTTGGGCAAGCCCACCCGCGACTTCCCGGCCGATGTCATCCCCGTTATCGTGAAAATGAACCCCGGCGAAAGCGAAGACCTGCGCGAGTTGGCCCAACAAGCCGTGGAGGCCGTAATGCGCCGCTCCGATTTGCAAGCCCATTGGGCCAACCAGGGCGAAGCCGCCGAGGGGTGGGTGCAGGTGCAGCAGGATCTGCTCCATCGGCTTCAATAA